In Aestuariibaculum lutulentum, one DNA window encodes the following:
- a CDS encoding glycoside hydrolase family 28 protein — protein MINLSITKKGLICLTLFCASLLKAQQANTITEQNIYNGIEFNMPKVKTTQFPDYSVNIANFGAVNDGITKNTKAFEEAISTVNNNGGGSVIVPRGIWLTGPIIFKSNVNLHLETGAVIVFSKNFDDFPLVKTSFEGLETVRCISPITANNVENIAITGEGIIDGSGDAWRPVKASKMTESQWKKLVNSGGVLSKDKRIWFPSEGARKGYEGTTNFNVPDLINDAEFQSIKDYLRPVMVSLVNSKRILLDGPTFQNSPVWNIHPLMSEDLIIRNLKVRNPWYSQNGDGLDLESCKNVLIYNNTFDVGDDAICFKSGKDKDGRDRGIPTENVIVKNNVVYHAHGGFVIGSEMSGGVKNVHVSYCTFLGTDVGLRFKSTRGRGGIVENIYISNIDMMHIPTEAIRFNMFYGGNSPVLEEDQNADDEKRDETLVPVTEETPSFRNIFMKNIKVSDSETAVFFMGLPEMNLKNVSIENAVFETKKGITAIDSDGINLKNVTVKASKDYALTIYNSKNINVEGLSFSESQSNIKILGNKTEKIQFNKNNISNPVQQIIQGKEVDKKAVKLK, from the coding sequence ATGATAAACTTATCAATAACTAAAAAAGGGTTAATTTGTTTAACCCTTTTTTGTGCTTCCCTTTTAAAAGCACAACAGGCCAATACAATTACAGAGCAAAACATTTACAACGGCATAGAATTTAATATGCCAAAAGTAAAAACAACTCAATTTCCAGATTACAGTGTTAACATCGCTAATTTCGGAGCTGTTAATGATGGGATTACAAAAAACACCAAAGCTTTTGAAGAAGCTATAAGTACAGTTAATAACAACGGAGGAGGTTCGGTAATTGTACCACGAGGTATTTGGCTTACAGGACCTATTATTTTTAAAAGTAACGTTAACTTGCATTTAGAAACCGGAGCCGTAATTGTTTTTAGCAAAAATTTCGACGATTTCCCACTTGTAAAAACGAGTTTTGAAGGCCTTGAAACGGTAAGATGCATCTCCCCTATCACCGCAAATAATGTTGAAAATATTGCCATTACTGGCGAAGGTATTATTGACGGAAGTGGAGATGCCTGGCGCCCGGTTAAAGCTTCAAAAATGACCGAAAGCCAATGGAAAAAACTTGTGAATTCTGGTGGTGTGCTTTCAAAAGACAAACGTATTTGGTTTCCTTCGGAAGGCGCTCGAAAAGGTTATGAGGGGACTACAAACTTTAATGTTCCGGATTTAATCAACGATGCCGAATTTCAATCTATTAAAGATTATTTACGTCCTGTAATGGTAAGTTTAGTAAATAGTAAACGTATCCTTCTTGACGGACCAACGTTTCAAAATTCACCTGTATGGAATATTCATCCGTTAATGAGCGAAGATTTAATTATTAGAAACCTAAAGGTTAGAAACCCTTGGTATTCCCAAAACGGAGATGGTTTAGATTTAGAATCGTGCAAGAATGTGTTAATTTACAATAATACTTTTGATGTTGGCGACGATGCTATTTGCTTTAAATCAGGTAAAGATAAAGATGGGCGCGACCGTGGCATACCAACCGAAAATGTTATTGTTAAAAACAATGTGGTGTATCACGCACACGGCGGATTTGTTATTGGAAGTGAAATGTCTGGCGGTGTAAAAAATGTTCATGTGTCTTATTGTACTTTTTTAGGAACCGATGTTGGGCTGCGTTTTAAAAGCACACGTGGTCGTGGTGGTATTGTGGAAAACATTTATATTTCCAATATCGATATGATGCATATTCCAACAGAAGCCATCCGCTTCAACATGTTTTATGGCGGCAACTCTCCTGTTCTTGAAGAAGACCAGAATGCCGACGATGAAAAACGCGATGAAACCCTGGTTCCTGTAACCGAAGAAACACCTTCGTTCAGAAATATATTCATGAAAAACATTAAGGTTTCAGATTCTGAAACTGCCGTATTTTTTATGGGATTACCTGAAATGAATCTTAAAAATGTATCGATTGAAAACGCTGTTTTCGAAACTAAAAAGGGGATTACTGCCATAGACTCAGACGGTATCAATTTAAAAAATGTTACTGTAAAAGCATCAAAAGATTACGCACTAACCATCTACAACAGTAAAAATATAAATGTGGAAGGTTTGTCGTTTTCAGAAAGCCAGTCTAACATAAAAATATTAGGTAATAAAACTGAAAAAATTCAGTTTAACAAAAACAATATATCAAACCCAGTACAGCAAATAATTCAAGGGAAAGAAGTAGATAAAAAAGCTGTAAAACTAAAATAA
- a CDS encoding alpha/beta hydrolase, translating to MKKRMFFYCVLLTSCMIYAQESMNLWPKGKMPNSKGLTLEHIEERERITQVSEPKLLMFFPPKEEQNGTSVLILPSGGYQKLTYNLGGIQLAKWYNTQGITAFVLLYRLPNSPDLIVSEQGPVQDAQRAMKIIRHNAKEWNLDSNKVGIFGSSAGGHLASTIATHITDFSAIGDDMDNERFIPNFMVLVSPVISLETYTHEGSKTNFLGKHCTWINIHYYSNEHQVTANTPPTILFHAQNDEAVNPMNSILFYQAMLKNNVKGSLHIFPKGGHSIGIYNASDLTDEWKTISTKWLKEMEFIK from the coding sequence ATGAAAAAAAGAATGTTTTTTTACTGTGTTTTATTAACGAGTTGTATGATTTATGCACAGGAAAGCATGAATTTATGGCCAAAAGGCAAAATGCCCAATTCTAAAGGATTAACCTTAGAACACATAGAAGAACGTGAACGCATTACTCAGGTTTCAGAACCTAAACTTCTCATGTTTTTCCCGCCAAAGGAAGAACAAAACGGTACTAGTGTTTTAATTCTGCCATCTGGTGGCTATCAAAAATTAACTTATAATCTTGGAGGTATACAGCTAGCGAAATGGTATAATACACAAGGTATTACGGCTTTTGTTTTATTGTACCGCTTACCAAATTCGCCGGACTTAATTGTTAGTGAACAAGGTCCTGTACAGGATGCTCAACGCGCCATGAAAATCATTCGTCATAATGCCAAAGAATGGAATTTAGATTCTAATAAGGTGGGCATTTTTGGATCTTCGGCTGGAGGTCATTTGGCTTCAACCATTGCGACACACATTACCGATTTCTCCGCAATTGGCGACGACATGGATAACGAAAGATTTATTCCTAATTTTATGGTATTAGTCTCTCCGGTTATCAGTTTAGAGACCTATACTCATGAAGGTAGTAAAACCAATTTTTTAGGAAAACACTGCACATGGATAAACATTCATTATTATTCTAACGAGCATCAGGTTACAGCTAACACACCGCCAACCATTTTATTTCACGCCCAAAACGATGAAGCCGTAAACCCTATGAATAGCATTCTGTTTTACCAGGCCATGTTAAAAAACAATGTAAAAGGCTCCCTTCATATTTTTCCGAAAGGCGGCCATAGTATTGGCATTTATAACGCCTCGGACTTAACCGATGAATGGAAAACCATTTCAACCAAATGGTTGAAAGAAATGGAATTTATAAAATAA
- a CDS encoding glycoside hydrolase family 95 protein, protein MSCNTEVAITKPSENILWYDKPANNWNEALPIGNGRIGGMLFGGIENDRIKLNEETVWAGEPGNNITKDYYQDVENIRKLLFDGKYEEAQESALEVFPKSTPEDNNYGVPYQTVGNLNITFNNLNNPTNYRRDLDIENAVSSVSYTSNGVNFKREYFVSFPDQVMVIHLTADKPKQLNFSLGLNSPQNTHIVKTENGALKLTGTGGDYENKTGKIKFSTLVYPKLTGGDLITNENTLSIKNADEVTLLVSIGTNFKNYKDLSNLPDKIANNYLEKSTKKSFKDLKEDHIEDYQNLFHRVSLKLSEQVNDSIPTNKRLEQFATQEDLSLVSLYFQFGRYLLISSSRPGGQPANLQGIWNDRLSPPWDSKYTVNINTEMNYWPAEVTNLSELHEPLFSMLEDLAVTGQESAQKMYHAKGWNMHHNTDIWRVTGMIDGGFYGFWPMGGAWLSQHLWQHYLFTGDKKFLEKYYPILKSNAQFYVDVLQREPENDWLVVAPSMSPENKYMGGVGITYGTTMDNQLVFDVFNNTIKASEVLEIDSEFTDSLKVMKAQLPPMQIGKYGQLQEWIKDWDRPGDKHRHISHLYGLHPSAQISPFKNPDLFKAAEQTLEFRGDISTGWSMGWKVNFWARMLNGNRAYQLIKTQLTLVEDGTESGGTYPNLFDAHPPFQIDGNFGCTAGIAEMLIQSHDEALHLLPALPDNWSEGHAKGLKARGGFEVDLTWNANRVESVKITSTLGGNLRLRTTETLVNDDGNELTIATGENPNSFYQTPYIKQPLISEEAEIKPLELATYHMYDIPTKKGKVYEFHIKN, encoded by the coding sequence ATGTCTTGTAATACTGAAGTAGCGATTACTAAACCGTCGGAAAATATACTTTGGTACGACAAGCCGGCAAACAATTGGAATGAAGCTTTACCTATTGGAAATGGTAGAATTGGCGGTATGCTATTTGGTGGTATTGAAAACGATAGAATAAAACTTAATGAAGAAACGGTTTGGGCCGGAGAACCCGGAAATAACATAACGAAAGATTACTATCAGGATGTTGAAAACATTAGAAAGTTACTTTTTGACGGTAAATATGAAGAAGCTCAAGAATCCGCGCTTGAAGTATTTCCAAAAAGCACTCCAGAGGACAATAATTATGGTGTTCCTTATCAAACCGTTGGTAATTTAAACATCACGTTTAACAATCTAAATAACCCAACAAACTACAGACGAGATTTAGATATTGAAAATGCTGTTTCCTCAGTAAGTTACACCTCTAATGGCGTAAACTTTAAAAGAGAGTACTTTGTGTCTTTTCCTGACCAGGTTATGGTTATTCACTTAACCGCCGATAAGCCAAAACAACTAAACTTTAGTTTAGGTTTAAATTCTCCTCAAAACACACATATTGTAAAAACTGAAAATGGCGCTTTAAAATTAACCGGAACGGGAGGTGATTACGAAAATAAAACGGGAAAAATAAAGTTCTCTACTTTGGTTTATCCTAAACTTACGGGAGGCGATCTTATTACCAACGAAAACACATTAAGCATTAAAAATGCAGATGAAGTAACTTTATTAGTAAGCATCGGAACAAACTTTAAAAACTATAAAGACCTTAGCAATCTTCCAGATAAAATAGCTAACAACTACTTAGAAAAAAGCACAAAGAAAAGCTTCAAAGACTTGAAGGAAGATCATATTGAAGATTATCAGAATCTGTTTCATCGTGTATCACTTAAATTAAGCGAACAGGTTAACGATTCTATTCCGACAAACAAACGTCTTGAACAATTTGCCACACAGGAAGATTTGTCATTAGTCTCTCTATATTTCCAATTTGGACGCTACCTTTTAATTTCAAGTTCAAGACCAGGTGGACAACCTGCAAACTTACAGGGTATCTGGAACGACCGTTTGTCTCCCCCATGGGACAGCAAATACACGGTTAATATTAATACTGAAATGAACTATTGGCCCGCCGAAGTAACCAACTTGTCTGAGCTCCATGAACCTCTATTCTCCATGTTAGAAGATTTAGCCGTTACCGGACAGGAAAGTGCTCAAAAAATGTATCATGCTAAAGGTTGGAATATGCACCACAATACAGATATCTGGCGTGTAACGGGCATGATTGATGGCGGATTTTATGGTTTTTGGCCAATGGGAGGCGCTTGGTTAAGTCAGCATTTATGGCAACATTATTTATTTACAGGCGATAAAAAGTTTTTGGAAAAATACTATCCAATTTTAAAATCGAATGCCCAATTTTATGTAGATGTATTACAACGCGAACCGGAAAATGACTGGTTAGTGGTTGCACCATCTATGTCTCCTGAAAACAAATACATGGGAGGTGTCGGCATTACCTATGGGACCACTATGGATAATCAGTTGGTTTTTGATGTGTTTAATAATACTATAAAAGCTTCGGAAGTATTAGAAATTGATTCCGAATTTACAGATTCGCTTAAAGTTATGAAAGCGCAACTACCTCCTATGCAAATTGGCAAATACGGACAGTTACAGGAATGGATAAAAGACTGGGATAGACCTGGAGATAAACACCGTCACATTTCGCATCTATATGGCCTGCACCCTTCTGCTCAAATCTCGCCATTTAAAAATCCAGATTTATTTAAAGCCGCCGAACAAACTTTAGAGTTTAGAGGGGATATTTCAACGGGATGGTCTATGGGTTGGAAAGTGAATTTTTGGGCGCGTATGCTTAACGGAAACCGCGCTTACCAACTCATTAAAACGCAGCTTACTTTGGTGGAAGATGGTACGGAATCAGGAGGCACATACCCAAATCTTTTTGATGCGCATCCTCCATTTCAAATTGATGGAAACTTTGGTTGCACCGCCGGAATTGCAGAAATGCTTATCCAATCGCACGATGAAGCATTACACCTGTTACCTGCACTACCTGATAACTGGAGTGAAGGCCACGCAAAAGGTTTGAAAGCAAGAGGCGGATTTGAAGTCGATTTGACCTGGAATGCTAATCGTGTAGAATCGGTTAAAATCACATCTACATTAGGAGGTAATCTAAGATTAAGAACCACTGAAACTCTGGTGAATGATGATGGTAATGAATTAACTATCGCTACTGGTGAAAACCCGAATTCGTTCTACCAGACACCATATATTAAGCAGCCTTTAATTTCTGAGGAAGCCGAAATAAAGCCATTGGAATTAGCTACATATCACATGTATGATATTCCAACTAAAAAAGGAAAAGTGTACGAGTTTCATATTAAAAATTAA
- a CDS encoding alpha/beta hydrolase encodes MKSSVLFSILFLLVVFNSMAQKKEDYKPYNIENTFVKLKKDYPDITPITPLISNDVVYCENVTYKKTETSKLKLDVYRPKSNNKKETYPAVLLIHGGGWLVGSKENQRIMGQHLTLNGYVGIPVSYRLGFEAPYPAAVNDLKDAIIWVKKHAKKYHINPDKIVVLGTSAGAQLATLIGVTPNASLYHSNSKISNEVQAIVNIDGVVSFIHPEAAAESKPGKHSMAGIWLNGEKDENFNLWKEASPLEYIGKNTPPTLFINSSHPRFHAGRDDMLHILNQHNIYNETHTLPGSPHSFWLVNPWFETALNYTVNFLNKVLN; translated from the coding sequence ATGAAGTCTTCTGTTTTATTTAGCATCTTATTTCTTTTGGTTGTATTTAATTCAATGGCTCAAAAAAAAGAGGATTATAAACCATACAACATAGAGAATACATTTGTAAAACTAAAAAAGGATTATCCGGATATTACACCAATAACGCCTTTGATTTCTAACGATGTCGTTTATTGTGAAAATGTAACCTATAAAAAAACAGAGACTTCAAAATTAAAGCTGGATGTATACAGACCAAAATCTAATAATAAAAAAGAAACCTATCCGGCTGTTTTACTCATTCACGGTGGTGGCTGGCTGGTAGGCAGTAAGGAAAATCAGCGTATTATGGGGCAGCACCTGACTTTAAATGGTTATGTTGGTATTCCCGTAAGCTACCGTTTAGGTTTTGAAGCTCCTTATCCTGCAGCTGTTAATGATTTAAAAGATGCCATTATATGGGTTAAAAAACATGCAAAAAAGTATCACATTAACCCTGATAAAATTGTAGTTCTAGGAACATCAGCTGGGGCACAGCTAGCAACGCTTATTGGTGTGACGCCCAATGCTTCATTGTATCATTCAAATTCTAAAATTTCAAATGAAGTACAGGCTATTGTGAATATCGATGGTGTTGTGTCATTTATTCATCCTGAAGCTGCCGCCGAATCAAAACCCGGAAAACACTCCATGGCTGGTATTTGGTTAAATGGTGAAAAAGATGAAAATTTCAACCTTTGGAAAGAAGCCTCTCCTTTAGAATATATTGGAAAGAACACCCCTCCTACACTTTTTATAAACAGTTCACATCCTAGATTTCACGCTGGAAGAGACGATATGCTTCATATCCTGAACCAGCATAATATTTATAACGAAACCCATACCTTACCAGGCAGTCCCCACTCCTTTTGGTTGGTAAACCCTTGGTTTGAAACCGCACTCAACTATACCGTTAATTTCTTGAATAAAGTTTTGAACTAA